A window of Candidatus Caccoplasma merdavium genomic DNA:
TTAGAGCGTCGGATTCATAACCCGGAGGTCACGAGTTCAATTCTCGTCCCCGCTACTTTTTTTTGAGAGGCTGTCTTACTGCAATAAGGCGGCCTTTTTTGTCGTCGGTCGTTCCATTTCAAGAATACCCCCATGTTGAAATATCTTTATATCGTTGCCGGGACGTTGTCTTTGGTTTTGGGTATTGTCGGCATATTTGTGCCGTTGTTGCCTACCACTCCTTTTCTTTTGCTGACGGCTGCGCTCTATTTCCGCAGTTCGCCGCAACTTTACCGACGCTTGCTTTCTCATAAATATTTGGGGACCCATATCCGCAATTTCAGAGAACATCGGGCTATCCCCCTGCACACCAAGATGGTTTCTCTTTTGCTTTTATGGGCGACATTGTCCTATTGTGCATGGTCTGTTGCCGAGAGTCTTGGGTTGCGTCTCTTCTTGGCAGCTGTTGCTGTGGGGGTGTCCTGGCACATTTTGAGCTATAAGACGTTGCGCACTCCGCTGCCCGAGATGGCCGATGATGTCGAGGCTCTTTCGGAGCGGAACAGCGACCGGGCCTGGCGCATCGTGCGTGCCGGCGGCTTTTTCGGGGCCTGGGCTTCGATTGGCGCCGAGGCTCATGTGGTGGGCTCTTTGCGCATGGGTTTGCTCATGAAGCATCGCGACATCGACCTGCACGTTTATTCGTCGCTGTTGTCGGTTTCGGACAGTTTCGGGGCGGTCGCTCTCTTGGCCCGGAATCCGGCGGTGAGGCAAATCACATATCGCAATCTCGTCGATACCGAGGAGGCGTGTATCGAATGGCATCTTACTTATGTCGATGACTTGGGGGAGGAGTGGAGCATCGATATGATACACATTCTCCGGGGCAGCCGTTACGACGGCTATTTCGAGCAGGTGGCCGAGCGCATTCGGGCGCGTCTCACTCCCGAATTGCGGCACACGATTCTCTCCTTGAAATATGCGACACCCGAATCGGTGCATATTGCCGGCATCGAATATTATCGGGCCGTAATAGAGGGTGGCGTGCGGAGCTATGCCGAGTTTCTCGAATGGCGGCGGAAAAATCCGCTTACGGGTGTCGTCGAGTGGTTGCCTTGAACCCTGATGCGGCCGTTAAAAAAGACATTGATTTTTCTCTTTTTTGTTTCTCTGAAAGTTTTTACCTTTGCGCCGTTTTTTCGGGGCGTACCCCCGCATTAGGTTTTCAGAAAATTTCATATGAAGGACGAAAAAGAGTTTCATCGCATATCCGATTTTATCTCCGGTTATGCCGTCAGGTTGATGGGCTCGGGCGTACACACCTCCCGTGTGGTGCGCAATACGATGCGCATCAGTGAGGCACTTGGGGTTGTCACGCAGATGACCCTGTTGCATAAAACCCTCATCTTCTCGATACACGACAAGGAGTCGGGGCAGGTCATGAGCGATGTCGTGCCGGTCAAGAGTTTCCCGATTAGCTTTTATCTCAATTCCGAGTTGAGTTCGCTCAGTTGGGCGGCGCTGGACAATCATCTCCCGCTCGAAGAGATTGAACGCCGGTATCAGAAGATTGTCGATACTCCCCGCATCAATCACACGTTGCTCACATTCCTGGTGGCTTGTGCCAATGGCTCGTTCTGCCAACTTTTCGGCGGCAGCTGGACGGCGATAGCAATCGTCTTTGTGGCGACGCTTATCGGATTCTCCTTGAAGAGCTTTATGCAGAAACGGCACATTAGCCATTACGTCATCTTTGTCATATCGGCTCTCGTTTCGTCTTTGATTGCTTCGGTATCGTTGCTGTTCGATGCGACGCCCGACATTGCCATCGGTACGAGCGTGCTCTTTTTGATTCCCGGCGTACCCTTGCTCAACGGGGTCATCGACATTGTCGAGAGCCACATACTCCTGGGCATGACCCGGCTTGTCGGCGCGTTGTTGTTGGTCATGTGCATTGCCGTGGGGCTGTCGATAACTCTGGCTATTGTGCACAACGGATTGGTATTGCTTTGAAAATAAAGAGGAGGAAATCAAGATGATAGGAACAATTATTGTCGACGGTCTTTTTGCGGCTATTGCCGCCATCGGTTTCGGAGCCATTTCCAATCCGCCCCGACGGGCATTCCTTTCTATTGCCATTGCTGCGGCCATCGGTCATGCATTGCGGTTTTCGCTCATGCACTATGTGGGTGTCGATATTATTACGGCATCGTTTTGTGCCTCGTTTGCCATCGGTTGGGTGAGTCTCTTTTTAGGAGCAAAGATTTATTGTCCCATGACGGTGATATACATACCGGCGCTTCTGCCCATGATTCCCGGCATGTATGCATACAAAACGCTCTTTGCCCTGCTTCTCTTTTCGCGCAACCTGACCGACCCGGTGTTGGTGCAACAATACATGCAGGAGTTCTTTATCAACGGCATCGTGGCTTGCGGCGTCATCTTCATGCTGGCCGTGGGAGCCACATTGCCCTTTATCCTCTATCCGTCGAAGCCTTACACGCTGACCCGCCGCAAGGCCGAGTTGAGCAGCGTTCAAAAAGACTGAGGCGGGCGGCCGTTGTGTCCGACGGTGTGATGTCGTCTTGTTGCCGCAACGGTGAACGCCGATGCGTTGCGTGCGAGATGATTCGGCAATGAAAGTCTCACGACCTTTTGGCGCTTTTGCCGACTTGTGCTATCTTTGTCCTGCAAACGCCTCCGAACCTTCCGGTTTCGATGATGGGACCGGAACCCGGAAATTATAGATGCGACCATGAAGCTCGACGATTCGTTATTGAAAAAACACTTGGGACACCCCCTTTTCGGACTCCTTACCGAGACGGCCGATGAACTGGGTGTGCCTTGTTATGTCATTGGCGGTTATGTGCGCGATATTTTCTTGCAGCGTCCGTCGAAAGACATCGATGTCGTGACGGTGGGCAGTGGCATCGAATTGGCCGGGGCGTTTGCTTCGAAGCTGGGGAAACGGGCTTATCTGTCGGTTTTCAGCAATTTCGGAACGGCGCAAGTCAAGTACAAAGGTCACGAAATCGAGTTTGTTGGAGCCCGTCGCGAGTCTTATTCTCACGATTCCCGCAAACCCATTGTCGAGGACGGCACTTTGGCCGATGACCAAAACCGCCGTGACTTCACCATCAATGCGCTGGCCATCTGCCTCAATCGCGAACATTTCGGCGAGTTGGTCGATTCTTTCGGCGGTGTGGCCGATCTTGATGCCGGCCTTATTCGCACGCCGCTCGACCCCGACATCACATTCAGCGACGACCCGTTGCGCATGATGCGGGCCATTCGCTTTGCCACGCAGTTGGGGTTCCGCATCGTCGATGAGACTTTCGACGCCATCACGCGCAACCGCGAACGCATCAACATCATTTCGGGAGAGCGCATCATCGAGGAGATGAACAAGATGATGGGTTCGGCACGACCTTCGACAGGTTTCCTCTTGCTCGAAAAGTGCGGTCTGCTTCCCCTCATATTTCCCGAGTTCCATGCCTTGAAAGGCGTCGAGACGGTCGACGGTCGCGGGCATAAGGACAATTTCTATCATACGCTGGCCGTGCTCGACCAGTTGGCGGCCAAGAGCGACAATCTGTGGTTGCGCTGGGCGGCGGTGTTTCATGACATCGCCAAACCGGTCACCAAGCGGTATGACGCCAAACTGGGCTGGACATTCCATAACCACAATTATGTGGGAGCCAAGATGATACCGGGCATATTCCGCCGCATGAAGCTCCCGATGAACGAAAAGATGAAGTTCGTGCAGAAGATGGTCGAGTTGCACATGCGTCCCATCGCGCTGGTCGAAGACGAGGTGACCGACTCGGCCGTGCGCCGTCTGCTCTTTGATGCCGGCGACGACATCGATTCGCTCATGCTGCTTTGTGAGGCCGACATTACTTCGAAAAATCAGGAAAAGGTGCGTCGCATATTGAACAACTTCGCGCTGGTGCGCACCAAGTTGCACGACATCGAGGAGAAGGACCGCGTGCGCAACTTCCAGCCCCCGGTAACCGGCGAAGAAATCATGCAGGTTTTTGCCCTGTCGCCTTGCCGTGTCGTGGGAGAGATAAAGACGGCCATCAAAGATGCCATTCTCGACGGGGTAATTCCCAATGAGCACGAGGCGGCTTACCGGTATATGTTGCAGGTGGCTGCCGGGAAGGGTCTTGCCCCGGAGGGTGAAGGAAATCTCGCCGCGAAGTAAAAATTTCCCGTTTTTTATTCCTATCTTTGCTGATAGTGAAACTTATACAAGAAAAATAGATGAAACTGAAACTATTGATGCTCGCTGTGGTGTGCACCGCGGCGGCGTATGCACAGGAGACATATCGATTCGACTTCACGGGCAAGGCTCGCAAAGGGTATGTGCGGGTCGATGCGACGATGCTTTATGACGATGCGGTCGGGTACGGTTTCGACTTCGGACAGATACCTTCGGCCGACGGCAGGTCTCCGTTCTTCTTCTCGGTGAAGGTTCCCGATGGCAACTACAAGGTCACCGTGAAACTGGGCTCTGAAACTTCGGCCGGTGAGACCACCGTGCGGGGCGAGTCGCGTCGCCTCTTTGTGGAGCGCGAAAAGACCGAAGCCGGCAAGTTCAAGAAAGAGACTTTTATCGTAAACAAGCGCAATACGCGCATTACCGACGACGTGCGGGTGCGCATCAAACCCCGCGAGAAGAAAAAACTCAACTGGGACGACAAGCTCACCCTCGAATTTAACGGCCCGGCTCCGCGGGTTGCCGAGGTGGTGATAGAGCCCACGCAGAAACCCATAACCGTTTTCTTGTGCGGCAATTCCACGGTGGTCGACCAGGACAATGAACCGTGGGGCAGTTGGGGGCAGATGATTCCCCGTTTCTTCACCGACAAGGTGTGCATTGCCAACTATGCCGAGAGCGGTGAGTCGGCCAATACCTTCTTGGCGGCCCGTCGTTTTGAGAAAGCCCTCACCCAGATGAAAGCCGGCGACTATGTCTTTGTGGAATTCGGTCACAACGACCAAAAGCAGAAAGGTAAGGGTAAAGGGCCTTGGACTTCTTTCTATGACAGCCTCAAACAATATATCGTGAAGGCTCGCGAGAAGGGGGCGACCATTGTTTTCGTGACCCCTACGCAACGGCGGAGTTTCGGCGAAGACGGCAAGATTCACGACACGCATGGGGAGTATCCCGCTGCCATGCGCAAGTTGGCCGAGGAGGAGGGTGTTCCCGTTATTGAATTGAACGAGATGACCCGCACTCTCTACGAGACTTTGGGCGTGGAGACTTCGCGTCGCGCTTTTGTCCAATATCCGGCCAACACTTTCCCGGGTCAGACCGAGGCGCTCGAAGACAATACCCACTTCAACCCCTACGGGGCTTACCAGATTGCCAAATGCGTCTTGCAGGGCATCAAGGACAAGAAATTGGGCTTGGCCCGCTACATCAAGGATTTCAAGGGCTATGACCCGGCTCACCCCGATGACGTGAATGCCTTCGTGTGGGACCTCAGTCCGTTTACCGAAATCGAGAAGCCCGACGGCAATTAATCGCTGGGTCGGTCTCGCATAAGACATAAAGACAAGGAGGGGCGAATGATTATTCATTCGCCCCTCCTTGTTTGGGAGGACGGCACTGTTACCAAATGGGGTCACCTTTCCCTTCTCGGGTGACTTCGGGGGTCTCGGTGCTGCAATCGATGATGGTCGAGGGTATGTGCCCGCCGAGACCGCCGTCGACAAAGAGGTCGACCGTGCGGTCATATTCCTCGCGTATGAGGTCGGGCTCGGTCAGATATTCGATTTCCGTGTGGGCGGGGGCTATCGAGGTCGACATGAGTGGGTTGCCGAGCTCCTGGGCGAGAGCCCGGGCGATGGCGTTGTCGGGGACGCGTATGCCCACGGTCTTGCGGTTTTTGTAGATGTGGGGCAACTGGGAACTGGTGGGGAGTATGAAGGTGAAGGCTCCCGGCAGGTTGCGCCGCATGAGCTTGAAATGGTTGTTGCTCACCTTGGCATACTGGCTCAGCATGCTCAGGTCGGGGCATACGATAGAAAGCAACGCCTTTCTCGTGTCGATGTTCTTCAACCGGCAGATGCGTTCCACGGCGCGCACGTTGAGGGCATCGCACCCG
This region includes:
- a CDS encoding phosphoglycerate mutase family protein, which gives rise to MADDVEALSERNSDRAWRIVRAGGFFGAWASIGAEAHVVGSLRMGLLMKHRDIDLHVYSSLLSVSDSFGAVALLARNPAVRQITYRNLVDTEEACIEWHLTYVDDLGEEWSIDMIHILRGSRYDGYFEQVAERIRARLTPELRHTILSLKYATPESVHIAGIEYYRAVIEGGVRSYAEFLEWRRKNPLTGVVEWLP
- a CDS encoding threonine/serine exporter family protein; the protein is MKDEKEFHRISDFISGYAVRLMGSGVHTSRVVRNTMRISEALGVVTQMTLLHKTLIFSIHDKESGQVMSDVVPVKSFPISFYLNSELSSLSWAALDNHLPLEEIERRYQKIVDTPRINHTLLTFLVACANGSFCQLFGGSWTAIAIVFVATLIGFSLKSFMQKRHISHYVIFVISALVSSLIASVSLLFDATPDIAIGTSVLFLIPGVPLLNGVIDIVESHILLGMTRLVGALLLVMCIAVGLSITLAIVHNGLVLL
- a CDS encoding threonine/serine exporter family protein, translating into MIGTIIVDGLFAAIAAIGFGAISNPPRRAFLSIAIAAAIGHALRFSLMHYVGVDIITASFCASFAIGWVSLFLGAKIYCPMTVIYIPALLPMIPGMYAYKTLFALLLFSRNLTDPVLVQQYMQEFFINGIVACGVIFMLAVGATLPFILYPSKPYTLTRRKAELSSVQKD
- a CDS encoding HD domain-containing protein; the encoded protein is MKLDDSLLKKHLGHPLFGLLTETADELGVPCYVIGGYVRDIFLQRPSKDIDVVTVGSGIELAGAFASKLGKRAYLSVFSNFGTAQVKYKGHEIEFVGARRESYSHDSRKPIVEDGTLADDQNRRDFTINALAICLNREHFGELVDSFGGVADLDAGLIRTPLDPDITFSDDPLRMMRAIRFATQLGFRIVDETFDAITRNRERINIISGERIIEEMNKMMGSARPSTGFLLLEKCGLLPLIFPEFHALKGVETVDGRGHKDNFYHTLAVLDQLAAKSDNLWLRWAAVFHDIAKPVTKRYDAKLGWTFHNHNYVGAKMIPGIFRRMKLPMNEKMKFVQKMVELHMRPIALVEDEVTDSAVRRLLFDAGDDIDSLMLLCEADITSKNQEKVRRILNNFALVRTKLHDIEEKDRVRNFQPPVTGEEIMQVFALSPCRVVGEIKTAIKDAILDGVIPNEHEAAYRYMLQVAAGKGLAPEGEGNLAAK
- a CDS encoding rhamnogalacturonan acetylesterase, with protein sequence MKLKLLMLAVVCTAAAYAQETYRFDFTGKARKGYVRVDATMLYDDAVGYGFDFGQIPSADGRSPFFFSVKVPDGNYKVTVKLGSETSAGETTVRGESRRLFVEREKTEAGKFKKETFIVNKRNTRITDDVRVRIKPREKKKLNWDDKLTLEFNGPAPRVAEVVIEPTQKPITVFLCGNSTVVDQDNEPWGSWGQMIPRFFTDKVCIANYAESGESANTFLAARRFEKALTQMKAGDYVFVEFGHNDQKQKGKGKGPWTSFYDSLKQYIVKAREKGATIVFVTPTQRRSFGEDGKIHDTHGEYPAAMRKLAEEEGVPVIELNEMTRTLYETLGVETSRRAFVQYPANTFPGQTEALEDNTHFNPYGAYQIAKCVLQGIKDKKLGLARYIKDFKGYDPAHPDDVNAFVWDLSPFTEIEKPDGN
- a CDS encoding threonylcarbamoyl-AMP synthase — its product is MEYVRIYPENPNPRDVERTVALLRSGGIIIYPTDTLYAIGCDALNVRAVERICRLKNIDTRKALLSIVCPDLSMLSQYAKVSNNHFKLMRRNLPGAFTFILPTSSQLPHIYKNRKTVGIRVPDNAIARALAQELGNPLMSTSIAPAHTEIEYLTEPDLIREEYDRTVDLFVDGGLGGHIPSTIIDCSTETPEVTREGKGDPIW